The genomic region ATATAGTTCTGCACAAGGTTAATGGGTGATGAGCAGTGGATATCTGGCTACTATTATCTTTGGTAAATACTGTAGCAGAATTATGAATCAGAGATTATCATATTAAATAAGTAGTGGATAATGAGTAAGTAAAACCACAGGTAAAGTCAATAGTGGGAATATTCTCAACTATTAGAAAATATAGCTCGTGTGATTCTTTGTGATTTTTAGATAGGTGAGTGCGTAGATCCGAGTAATAGTTATCAAGTAAACTCAGAATCAAGAGGAGAAAGTTGTTATGGCTAGAGTGATTTTCTATGAAAAACCTGGATGTAAAAATAATATCAGACAAAAGGTTTTACTAACAGCAGCAGGTCATCAGGTAATAGCATATAGCTTATTAACAGAACCATGGACGAAGGAAAGATTAAAATCCTTTTTCGGCGATCGCCCGGTAGTAGAATGGTTTAATAAAACAGCTCCTAGTGTGAGATCAGGAGAGGTAAATCCAGAAAATACTGATGGGGAAACTGCTCTGTTAATGATGCTGAAAGATCCTCTATTAATTCGCCGTCCCTTATTAGAAGTAGGTAATCAAAGAGAGGTAGGTTTTGATGTGGAAAAAATCCACGCCTGGATTGGTTTGAACTCCACGGACGAGTCCTTACAGGTAATGACTGAAAGTCTCATGCAACAGGATTTGCAAGGGTGTGCTCACGATAAAAACCACGAACATCATCATTAGTCCTGTACTCGTAATTTAGCAGCTTGAATTAGTAAAGATTCAGCAAAAGCGATCGCCTGATTAGCAGATTTACCACCAGCTAATTGGGCCAATTCATCCCTGCGAGTATTTAAGTTATCCAAAGAGGTAACTCTGACTACGGTGCGCTCCTCCGTATTACCGTTTTTTTCAATCACCTCTTTATAAACCCGGAAATGTCGATCAGCCATAGCTGCGACTAAGGGTTGATGAGTTACACATAATACTTGTTGAGCTTCGCTTAATTGACGTAATTTTTCGGCAATAACTTGAGCAACTCTCCCGGAAACACCCACATCAATTTCATCAAAAATCATAGTTTCTACACTATCATGCTGATTAAAACAAGCTTTGAGAGCCAATAAAAATCGACTCATTTCCCCACCAGAAGCAATTTCTGTCAGTGGTTGAATGGGTTCCCCCGCATTGGGACTGAACATAAAGGTGATTTTATCTGCACCGGTGGAGGTGGGTGGAATGGGGGTAATTTCTACTTGAAATTTTACTTTTTCCATGGCCAGTGGTTTTAGTTGAGCCAACAAATGAGATTCTAAATTAATCGCACTCTGTAAGCGTAATTGGGTCAACTGTTGACAGACCTGATTAAGATGTTGTAGACAAACCTGCTCCTGTTGTTCCAAACTTTCTAAGGAATCTTCCGTACTATTCAATTCCTCTAATTCATTTTGAATACGTTGATAATATTCTATTGCTTCTGAGAGACTAGGTCCATATTTACGACAGATTTGTTTTAGCTCTCTTACTCTTTCTTCTACTTCTTCTAGTCTTTGAGGATCAGCTTCTAATCCATCTCCATACATACTAATTTGTCTTCCTACTTCCATAACTGTTGCCAACGCATCCCTAACTAACTCCAAAATGGGTTGCAGTTGAGGGTCAAACTCCACAATGTGGTTTAATATGGTCTCACTAGCTCCTAATAAATCCACAGCAGTGGGAGTTTCAGCATCATTTTGATATAAGGACTGATGAATTTTATAACTCATTTGTTGCAAATCAACCAGATGATTTAGTCTTTCTCTTTCCTGGTTCAATAGTTCCATTTCTTGTGGATCATGGAGATTTGCTGTGGTCAATTCTTGAATTTGATAAGTTAGTAGGTCTAACTGTTGTAAACGTTCCTTTTCTGACCTACGTCGTTTTTCTAAATTTTTATATGCCTCCTGATATGCAGTGTAAGCATTACTCACCTTCTGTCTGTGTTGAATTATATCCTCACCACCATAGAGATCTAACCAATCTCTGACTTGAGCAGACTGTCCTACCTGTAGGGTCTGTCCTTGCGCAGTAATTTCCACCAGGCGATCGCGCAGATTAGTCATAATTTGGCGATTAACCAACACACCATTTACCCGTGAACGACTGCGGATATTAATTCCAGATGCAATAATTTCCCTGCTGATCACCAGAGAATTATCATCAATCAAATCAATTTCCTGTTCAGTTAACCAAGTAGCTAAAAACGGAGCAATACTGAAAGTTCCTTCCACCACAGCACGATTAGTTCCAGTGCGAATTACCCGACTAGAAACCCTTCCACCCAAAACTGCATCAATCGCATCCAGAATAATCGACTTTCCCGCACCAGTTTCCCCAGTTAAAACATTCAATCCTGGACCAAAATCTAACTCCAGTTGGTCGATTAGGGCAAAATTCTCAATTCTGAGGGACAGCAACATTAATCTATAGTCTCCGTGAGATTGTATGCCAAATATCTCTTAATTTTACCTTCATTTATGGCTTACTGAAAAGGGGTTTTAATAAACAGTTAACCGATTAATTTTTTCCTTCTGGTTTGCTCTTTTGTTTAAACTGTTCAAATTTTTTTCTGTATGTAAAAATATAATCAATAACGGTATATGTAAAATTAATCATATATTGGGCATCTATTGCACCAAAAGTTATGTTCTTATGCACAAAATCATTTTCTGTGACTCTCAACCTATCAGCCCAATCATAAAGATTCTGATCAATAATTTCTTGTTCTTTCATTTTCTTGAGTTTATTCTCAAGGGACCCTTCCTCAATTTTATAATCTTTACATACATAGTCTAAAGCTTTTACACACATAATTACGGATGCAATAAATGCTTTATTATTATAACACCGTATAGACTCTTCTAACACCGTCCTTATGTATGTAGGTACTTCAGAACTAATAGTTTTCTCAGATGTGGGATATAAGGTTTTTGGTTGACCATAGGTAGGATCATTGTAATGTTCAGGATTATCAGAATATTCCGTGCGAGTAATAAAAGGCTGAGAGCACTTAGTGCATTGTAAAAATGTAAACTTATATTTAGTGCCAATTTTATCCGGAGAATTAGCCATGAAATCTTTTTTCTGAATTGGTGTAAAGTAGCTATCTATTTCTTTGGCATTTACTAAGCCTTTACAAGTCACACAATTTAATACATGCACAACGTCACGCATTTTACTGAGCAGCATTTTTACTTTTTGTTTATGTAAAGCTTCCCCATCTGGGGAAGTGCTTTGTGATCTGGGTAAAAATTGCCTTTCTGTTTTCCGTTCATTTCTGAGTTGTATAAATATCTTATTATACTTCTTTCGGAGAGAAGGTTTATTCTCCAACCATTCATCTAGTAAAGCAGCAATTTCCTTTTCACTGGGATATCCGGATTTCTCAATTTGTTCAGCTAAAGATGAGAAATCCCCCGTATCTTTATTGAGAAAAATTTCCAGTGCAGTTAAAATTATATCTTCTGGATTAAGACTTGTGATCATGGTTCTCCTTTAAATTCCAACACAGGTAAAGGCGGCCCAATAGTAGGGTTCTTGGAAAGGGCGTTGAGACTCTGGCATTGTATCAAAATCAGCGAGTAATGTCAGCCTTGTCGCGGAAAATGGTAACTTTGCCGCCCAGGTTAACAACTTTCCTGCTGGAGCATCTCGTAACCATTGCTGGGCATGGTACAGTGCCAAGCGAGGACAACCATAGGTCAGAAGATTCTCTGTGTCCGTATAGAATTGGTAGAAACGAATCATTAACAAAGCAGTAGTATAATCACTCACAGCCCATAAACTGCTAATTATGGTAGAAGCTCCTGCTAATAGAAAACCCGTGGGCAAACTGATATAGTCATCATTTTTGGTATCAACCATATCGCCGATTCCCATTTCATAAGCGGAAAGAGAAACAAGATGGCATCGACGCATGTCCAACCCACAAATATCACCAAGGGTTAAACATTGAGAGAGATCCACTGCTGCACCATTTGGTAAGGGGAGGTATTCTACACCCTTGGGGGGAGCTGGTAGAATACAATTGGCCAAAAGTATGGCGGAATCTAGAGGTTTTTGAAAATTAGAGTACCCAGTGCAGGAAAAATGCAGGTAATTTTTCTCTGGAATGGATCGACTAAAAATATTTTCACGGGTGGCTTCTTTCTCCGTTATCACCTCCGTGCCAATCAGAAGTCGAGTAATAATTGTTTCCACTTCAAAGCTGGCATACTGTAGGTTTTGGGTAGGATTTTGAATGGCCAGGGATTGTACTACTTCTTCCCGCTCCTTAACTTCTACGGAACTGAGGAGCTGACAACTGGGGAAATAACTAAATCCCAGGGGAAATCGCTCCCAGGGAAATAGAGCGTGCAGGGGAAAGATATGTAAGCAACCATAAGGTATGAGTATCAGTTCTTCGCAAGGGGGGGATAACTTCCACAATTGAGTTAATAGGGTTTCAACTTGCAAAATCTCCTTCAGTTCGCCCAATAGTTCCGGTAGGGCCTGTTTCCAGTTACCTAAATTGTGGCGATCGCGGTAAATATCTAAGTATTTTTGGCTGAATTGCCGGATCACACTGGGCGATATAACCACTTTGTGAGGAAAAATGGGTACATTTGGATTAGCAGTGATAATAAAGGTATAGAGAACATCATCTGTAAAGTACCACTCCAGGATAACTCGGCGCGGATCCGCTCCCACCAGTTTGAGTATTTTAGATATGGTTATTGGTTCCACCCGCTGGGTAAGGGAGAAATGGGGATCAAGAGGTTTGACGTAGCCAGTAATAAATTGATCTAATTCCTCTACGAGCCCATTGAGTTGAGCATGGCTTCTTTTTTCTCCTTGGATTTCCAATAGCCTTACTTCATTGCGAATTGCTTGACGAAGACGATCTAATTCCCCATAAATACGAGAGGGAATATTTCCTTTTGGATATAGATGTTTATTCTCTAGTAGCTCCACTAAATTTCGTGATTTACTGCGCTCTATTAATTCCACTGCTTTACCATATTGATGCAACTCAATACAAGCACGCACTGCGGACTGATAAATATGGGGGTGTTGAGTCTCCCCAGGAGATTTACCCCGCCAAAATTGGATTGTCTCTAGTGTTTTGATTCCCTGTTCATAACCCTCTAGGGCGATATCCCACCAACCCTGCTGAAACCCCAGGTCTCCTAAGTGACTGGCAAATTTTAAATAGTCTGTTGGAGAAAGCTCCGGGGTAGCAATTGCCAGAGCTTCTCGATAATGAGCGATCGCCATTTCTAAGTTAGACTGGGGCTCGGTTCCCAGTTCAGCTTGGGTTTGGTAAGCTTTTCCTAGATTGTGAAGGGTTTGAGCCAAATCTGGTTCTAATCCTGGTTGACGGAGAATAGTTAAAGCTTTAGTAAAGACAATAATTGCTCTTTGTAGATTAGCCTCTGGGTCCTTTCCCCGTTCTACTTCGCTTAGGTAGGCACTTCCCAGTTGATTGAGAGTTTCGGCTAAGTCTCTTTCCAGTCCCAATTGGCGGAACATGGTAATAGCTTCTCTAAAAGGAGTAATTGCTCTTTCTAGTTTACCCTGGCTAATATAAACACTACCTACACTAGTCAAGGTTTTAGCCAAGTCCCTTTCTAAACCTAGTTCCCGTAGAATGGAAATGGCTTCTGTATAGGGTGGAATTGCCTTTTGTAGATTCGCTTGTGAGTCCTTACCTAATTGAGCTTGGGTTTGGTAGGCGCTCCCTAAATT from Cylindrospermopsis curvispora GIHE-G1 harbors:
- the recN gene encoding DNA repair protein RecN, encoding MLLSLRIENFALIDQLELDFGPGLNVLTGETGAGKSIILDAIDAVLGGRVSSRVIRTGTNRAVVEGTFSIAPFLATWLTEQEIDLIDDNSLVISREIIASGINIRSRSRVNGVLVNRQIMTNLRDRLVEITAQGQTLQVGQSAQVRDWLDLYGGEDIIQHRQKVSNAYTAYQEAYKNLEKRRRSEKERLQQLDLLTYQIQELTTANLHDPQEMELLNQERERLNHLVDLQQMSYKIHQSLYQNDAETPTAVDLLGASETILNHIVEFDPQLQPILELVRDALATVMEVGRQISMYGDGLEADPQRLEEVEERVRELKQICRKYGPSLSEAIEYYQRIQNELEELNSTEDSLESLEQQEQVCLQHLNQVCQQLTQLRLQSAINLESHLLAQLKPLAMEKVKFQVEITPIPPTSTGADKITFMFSPNAGEPIQPLTEIASGGEMSRFLLALKACFNQHDSVETMIFDEIDVGVSGRVAQVIAEKLRQLSEAQQVLCVTHQPLVAAMADRHFRVYKEVIEKNGNTEERTVVRVTSLDNLNTRRDELAQLAGGKSANQAIAFAESLLIQAAKLRVQD
- a CDS encoding CHAT domain-containing protein; the protein is MNQGRTYDYIDLIELLIGTIFESKGDSQVIYPLLENNLHLLDATFIDQLQSWGGHQVNKQATPEQNAQLGASLYLLARIFYHFPGGDPLINLAIAICGYEFCAAIERQLGLEKELAQVLNHLGAAYQTQAQMGTDSQSNLEKAIAAYNEAITIRRQPGLERELAQVLNNLGAAYQIQAQMSKEANLEKAVTAYAEAISILRELDLERDLAQTLYNLGSAYQTQAQLGKDSQANLQKAIPPYTEAISILRELGLERDLAKTLTSVGSVYISQGKLERAITPFREAITMFRQLGLERDLAETLNQLGSAYLSEVERGKDPEANLQRAIIVFTKALTILRQPGLEPDLAQTLHNLGKAYQTQAELGTEPQSNLEMAIAHYREALAIATPELSPTDYLKFASHLGDLGFQQGWWDIALEGYEQGIKTLETIQFWRGKSPGETQHPHIYQSAVRACIELHQYGKAVELIERSKSRNLVELLENKHLYPKGNIPSRIYGELDRLRQAIRNEVRLLEIQGEKRSHAQLNGLVEELDQFITGYVKPLDPHFSLTQRVEPITISKILKLVGADPRRVILEWYFTDDVLYTFIITANPNVPIFPHKVVISPSVIRQFSQKYLDIYRDRHNLGNWKQALPELLGELKEILQVETLLTQLWKLSPPCEELILIPYGCLHIFPLHALFPWERFPLGFSYFPSCQLLSSVEVKEREEVVQSLAIQNPTQNLQYASFEVETIITRLLIGTEVITEKEATRENIFSRSIPEKNYLHFSCTGYSNFQKPLDSAILLANCILPAPPKGVEYLPLPNGAAVDLSQCLTLGDICGLDMRRCHLVSLSAYEMGIGDMVDTKNDDYISLPTGFLLAGASTIISSLWAVSDYTTALLMIRFYQFYTDTENLLTYGCPRLALYHAQQWLRDAPAGKLLTWAAKLPFSATRLTLLADFDTMPESQRPFQEPYYWAAFTCVGI
- a CDS encoding ArsC/Spx/MgsR family protein gives rise to the protein MARVIFYEKPGCKNNIRQKVLLTAAGHQVIAYSLLTEPWTKERLKSFFGDRPVVEWFNKTAPSVRSGEVNPENTDGETALLMMLKDPLLIRRPLLEVGNQREVGFDVEKIHAWIGLNSTDESLQVMTESLMQQDLQGCAHDKNHEHHH
- a CDS encoding DUF4145 domain-containing protein, which gives rise to MITSLNPEDIILTALEIFLNKDTGDFSSLAEQIEKSGYPSEKEIAALLDEWLENKPSLRKKYNKIFIQLRNERKTERQFLPRSQSTSPDGEALHKQKVKMLLSKMRDVVHVLNCVTCKGLVNAKEIDSYFTPIQKKDFMANSPDKIGTKYKFTFLQCTKCSQPFITRTEYSDNPEHYNDPTYGQPKTLYPTSEKTISSEVPTYIRTVLEESIRCYNNKAFIASVIMCVKALDYVCKDYKIEEGSLENKLKKMKEQEIIDQNLYDWADRLRVTENDFVHKNITFGAIDAQYMINFTYTVIDYIFTYRKKFEQFKQKSKPEGKN